The following are from one region of the Gryllotalpicola protaetiae genome:
- a CDS encoding acetylxylan esterase: protein MPFTDMPLAQLRTFNPTVREPEDFDAFWRETLAEARTAANLSGATAIRLPADTPITELIVEDLTFPGFGADPVKAWVLRPKGREGERLPVVVEYNGYNGGRGIVGERVLWALSGYVHVFMDTRGQGSGWGTGGETADPHGSNAAVSGWMTRGILDPRDHYYRRVYTDAARLIDEVRTWDFVDPTRIAVTGGSQGGGIAIAAAGLSPDVWALMPDVAFLCAWEHGANVAMSDPFQELSRYLAAHRNDVETVWNTASYFDGVNFTTRITAPALFSVALMDQTVPPSTTFAAFNRLASEDKTIEVYAYNGHEGGQTYQWLKQAEFLAQRR, encoded by the coding sequence ATGCCGTTCACCGACATGCCGCTCGCGCAGCTGCGAACCTTCAACCCGACCGTCCGTGAGCCGGAGGACTTCGACGCGTTCTGGCGCGAGACTCTTGCCGAGGCACGCACCGCTGCCAACCTGTCAGGCGCCACCGCCATCCGCCTTCCCGCTGACACCCCGATCACCGAGCTGATCGTCGAAGACCTCACCTTCCCCGGGTTCGGCGCCGACCCGGTGAAGGCGTGGGTGCTGCGCCCCAAGGGGCGCGAGGGCGAGAGGCTGCCAGTCGTCGTCGAGTACAACGGCTACAACGGCGGGCGCGGCATCGTCGGCGAACGTGTGCTGTGGGCACTGTCGGGCTACGTGCACGTGTTCATGGACACGCGCGGGCAGGGCTCCGGCTGGGGAACGGGCGGTGAGACCGCAGACCCGCACGGGTCGAACGCGGCGGTGTCGGGGTGGATGACCCGCGGCATCCTCGACCCTCGCGATCATTACTATCGCCGGGTCTACACCGACGCCGCGCGCCTCATCGACGAGGTGCGCACGTGGGACTTCGTCGACCCGACTCGGATCGCCGTCACCGGCGGCAGCCAGGGCGGCGGCATCGCGATCGCGGCAGCCGGCCTCTCCCCCGACGTATGGGCGCTCATGCCCGACGTCGCCTTCCTGTGCGCCTGGGAGCACGGCGCGAACGTCGCGATGTCCGACCCGTTCCAGGAGCTCAGCCGCTACCTTGCCGCGCACCGCAACGACGTCGAGACCGTGTGGAACACGGCGTCGTACTTCGACGGTGTCAACTTCACCACGCGGATCACCGCGCCCGCACTGTTCTCGGTCGCGCTGATGGACCAGACCGTGCCGCCGTCGACGACCTTCGCCGCCTTCAACCGGCTCGCGTCGGAGGACAAGACGATCGAGGTCTACGCCTACAACGGGCATGAGGGCGGGCAGACGTACCAGTGGCTCAAGCAGGCGGAGTTCCTGGCGCAGCGGCGCTGA
- a CDS encoding type 1 glutamine amidotransferase: protein MARVLVVQNSPSSGLRRFGEWWREDGLELDVRHGADGLPQTLDGYDALVLLGGGYLPSDDGRAPWLPAERALTGEALDAAIPVLGICLGGQLLASVAGGAVEGRHGRPERGSTTIEATDASAGDALFAGIPRQISMIENHEDSITALPAGAVLLASSADHPNQAFRVGGSAWGLQFHPEVGAADLAAWKEAALAADGLDLAAVRAAANEAEPAAASVARVLAANFATAVTAR from the coding sequence ATGGCCCGGGTGCTCGTCGTGCAGAACTCGCCCTCGAGCGGGCTGCGGCGGTTCGGCGAGTGGTGGCGAGAGGACGGGCTCGAGCTCGACGTGCGGCATGGCGCCGACGGGCTGCCCCAGACTCTCGACGGCTACGACGCGCTCGTCCTTCTCGGCGGCGGCTACCTGCCGAGCGACGACGGCCGCGCGCCGTGGCTTCCCGCCGAGCGCGCGCTCACGGGCGAGGCCCTCGACGCGGCCATCCCCGTCCTCGGCATCTGCCTCGGCGGCCAGCTGCTCGCCTCCGTCGCGGGCGGCGCGGTCGAGGGCAGACACGGCAGGCCGGAGCGCGGGTCGACGACGATCGAGGCGACGGATGCCTCAGCAGGCGACGCCCTGTTCGCGGGCATCCCTCGCCAGATCTCGATGATCGAGAACCACGAGGACTCGATCACCGCGCTGCCGGCAGGCGCCGTGCTGCTCGCGAGCAGCGCCGATCACCCAAACCAGGCGTTCCGCGTCGGCGGCTCGGCCTGGGGGCTGCAGTTCCACCCTGAGGTGGGCGCGGCCGACCTCGCCGCGTGGAAGGAGGCCGCGCTCGCCGCGGACGGACTCGACCTCGCCGCGGTGCGAGCCGCCGCCAACGAGGCAGAGCCTGCCGCAGCATCCGTCGCCCGGGTGCTCGCCGCGAACTTCGCGACGGCTGTCACCGCTCGATAG
- a CDS encoding GH1 family beta-glucosidase, with product MTTDDFRESGLAFPSGFTFGSATAAYQIEGAVAEDGRKPSIWDTFSHTPGKVANGDTGDVAVDFYHRVDEDLDLIKSLGLSAYRLSIAWPRIVPDGVGEVNEVGLAFYERVVDGLIARDIEPVVTLYHWDLPQVLEDRGGWTNRETSYAFAAYAKAVGERLGDRVSVWTTLNEPWCAAYLGYAGGHHAPGRTEELASLQAVHHLNLAHGLALIELRKVVTKSDVKYSVTNNLASVYAADPDSAEDRDAKRQIEALRNRAFTDPQLRGVYPQDLLDDTKHITDWSFVLDGDLELIHQPVDLVGINYYNTDTVRRGAEHSTQGTPFPGATRVEWAEQPGPFTAMGWNIEPKGLYDLLVSTHELYPEYDLVITENGAAYDDTVVIGEDGERHVHDPERTDFLQRHFVAAHRAIEAGVPLVGYFVWSLMDNFEWAFGYEKRFGIVHVDYDTQVRTKKDSALWYTKLAETGTIPEV from the coding sequence ATGACCACCGACGACTTCCGCGAGAGCGGCCTGGCGTTCCCCTCGGGCTTCACCTTCGGCTCGGCCACCGCGGCCTACCAGATCGAGGGCGCCGTCGCCGAAGACGGCCGCAAGCCCAGCATCTGGGACACCTTCAGCCACACCCCCGGCAAGGTCGCGAACGGCGACACCGGCGACGTGGCCGTCGACTTCTACCACCGTGTCGACGAGGACCTCGACCTCATCAAGTCCCTCGGCCTCTCCGCCTACCGCCTCTCGATCGCCTGGCCGCGTATCGTGCCCGACGGCGTCGGCGAGGTCAATGAGGTCGGCCTCGCGTTCTACGAGCGCGTCGTCGACGGTCTGATCGCCCGCGACATCGAGCCCGTCGTCACGCTCTACCACTGGGATCTGCCGCAGGTGCTCGAGGACCGCGGCGGCTGGACGAACCGCGAGACGAGCTATGCGTTCGCGGCGTACGCGAAGGCCGTCGGCGAGCGCCTCGGCGACCGCGTCTCGGTCTGGACCACGCTGAACGAGCCGTGGTGCGCGGCGTACCTCGGCTACGCGGGCGGCCACCACGCCCCCGGCCGCACAGAAGAGCTCGCGAGCCTGCAGGCGGTGCACCACCTCAACCTCGCGCACGGACTCGCCCTGATCGAGCTGCGCAAGGTGGTCACGAAGAGCGACGTCAAGTACTCGGTGACGAACAACCTGGCATCCGTCTATGCGGCCGACCCGGACAGCGCAGAGGACCGAGACGCCAAGCGCCAGATCGAGGCACTGCGCAACCGCGCCTTCACCGACCCGCAGCTGCGCGGCGTCTACCCACAGGACCTGCTCGACGACACGAAGCACATCACCGACTGGTCGTTCGTTCTCGACGGCGATCTCGAGCTGATCCACCAGCCGGTTGACCTCGTGGGCATCAACTACTACAACACCGACACCGTGCGCCGCGGCGCCGAGCACTCGACGCAGGGCACGCCGTTCCCCGGCGCGACCCGCGTCGAGTGGGCGGAGCAGCCCGGCCCGTTCACCGCGATGGGGTGGAACATCGAGCCGAAGGGCCTCTATGACCTGCTCGTCTCGACGCACGAGCTCTACCCCGAGTACGACCTCGTCATCACGGAGAACGGCGCGGCCTACGACGACACCGTCGTCATCGGCGAAGACGGCGAGCGTCATGTGCACGACCCGGAGCGCACCGACTTCCTGCAGCGCCACTTCGTGGCCGCGCACCGTGCGATCGAGGCGGGCGTGCCGCTCGTTGGCTACTTCGTGTGGTCGCTGATGGACAACTTCGAGTGGGCGTTCGGCTACGAGAAGCGCTTCGGCATCGTGCACGTCGACTACGACACCCAGGTGCGCACCAAGAAGGACAGCGCGCTCTGGTACACGAAGCTCGCCGAGACGGGCACGATCCCCGAGGTCTAG
- a CDS encoding ROK family protein has product MATTRRGNNLDSVRMHNLSTVLTIAHHVGPVSRSDVTRETGLNRSTIGALVGELVDLGLVTESGPNANLRVGRPSPVISPNPRVAALAVNPEIDAVTVGLVGLDGRVQQRRRVALERVPTPDEAVAAATDAIAGLIETASVDHIVGIGVAMPGLVRPADGLVRRAPHLGWVDVPFAQMLTDACGLPVRASNDAQLGAYAEHVFGAGVGVSELIYVNGGSSGIGGGVILGGAAFTGAAGHAGELGHVRVGASDAVDSGGLVGTLEAEVSRARLLEALGLEGKSVDADGLTAAVLASEDPAVRAEVHRQLELLATALGTALTLFNPRLVVLGGFLATIYQADAAALDRAVAHATLPETLEGVQITRTRLGSDILLIGAAELAFEPLLADPASLTSA; this is encoded by the coding sequence ATGGCGACGACGCGACGTGGCAACAACCTCGACAGCGTGCGCATGCACAACCTGTCGACGGTGCTCACGATCGCGCACCACGTGGGCCCGGTCTCCCGATCGGACGTCACGCGCGAGACCGGCCTCAATCGCTCGACCATCGGTGCGCTGGTGGGCGAGCTGGTCGACCTCGGGCTGGTCACCGAGTCCGGCCCGAACGCGAATCTGCGCGTCGGCCGCCCGAGCCCCGTCATCTCGCCGAATCCGCGCGTCGCGGCGCTCGCGGTGAACCCCGAGATCGATGCGGTCACGGTGGGTCTCGTCGGCCTCGACGGCCGCGTGCAGCAGCGTCGCCGCGTCGCGCTCGAGCGTGTGCCGACACCCGATGAGGCCGTCGCCGCGGCGACCGACGCGATCGCGGGGCTGATCGAGACGGCATCCGTCGATCACATCGTGGGAATCGGGGTGGCGATGCCCGGCCTGGTGAGACCCGCCGACGGCCTCGTGCGCCGCGCGCCGCACCTCGGCTGGGTCGACGTGCCGTTCGCGCAGATGCTGACGGATGCCTGCGGCCTACCCGTGCGCGCTTCGAACGACGCCCAGCTGGGCGCATATGCCGAGCATGTCTTCGGCGCGGGTGTCGGGGTGAGCGAGCTCATCTACGTGAACGGCGGGTCGAGCGGCATCGGTGGGGGAGTGATCCTCGGCGGCGCGGCTTTCACCGGCGCCGCCGGCCACGCGGGCGAGCTGGGGCACGTGCGGGTCGGCGCATCCGACGCCGTCGACTCCGGCGGCCTGGTCGGCACGCTCGAGGCCGAGGTGAGCCGTGCCCGGCTGCTCGAGGCGCTCGGGCTCGAGGGCAAGAGCGTCGACGCCGACGGGCTCACTGCGGCCGTGCTCGCCTCAGAGGACCCGGCCGTGCGCGCCGAGGTGCACCGCCAGCTCGAGCTGCTCGCCACCGCGCTCGGCACGGCGCTCACGCTGTTCAACCCGCGGCTGGTGGTGCTGGGCGGATTCCTGGCGACGATCTACCAGGCCGACGCGGCCGCCCTCGACCGGGCCGTCGCGCACGCCACCCTGCCCGAGACGCTCGAGGGCGTGCAGATCACGCGCACGAGGCTCGGCAGCGACATCCTGCTCATCGGCGCCGCCGAGCTGGCCTTCGAACCCTTGCTCGCCGACCCGGCGTCGCTCACGTCGGCCTGA
- a CDS encoding multidrug effflux MFS transporter: MTSTAPLDLTLAASDELAPRRHPGDALSRRQRLSYVLILGALTALGPFTMDTYLPSLPTLQADLGTTTSLAQLTLTATTIGFGIGQLLVGPWSDRVGRRLPLILATALHIVACLGAALAPNIEVLSIFRFLQGFGAAAGGVVAQAMVRDLFGGRPLVRMLSNLALVNGLAPVIAPVVGSQLLLIMPWRGIFWVLAAYGAFVVACVALWIVETRPPSARHSSAHSSTRARYKAVLTDRIYVGIVIVGAMNFAGLFAYLSASTFLFQDLYNFSAQQYGLLFAVNSVGIIIGVQTAGRIAHRVPPQWILAFSTAAMLIAAIVIVINSALGLGEWGVMIPLWFFICACGFGFPTVGVLTMNSHPHEAGTAASLLGAFQFVIAGVVAPIVGLFHLTSGLPMGAIMVVTSTLSVLGLWFVVRPKTVPDIGH; encoded by the coding sequence GTGACCTCCACCGCCCCTCTTGACCTGACCCTCGCCGCATCCGACGAGCTCGCACCGCGCCGCCACCCGGGCGACGCCCTCAGCCGCCGCCAGCGGCTCAGCTACGTGCTGATCCTGGGCGCGCTCACGGCGCTCGGCCCGTTCACGATGGACACCTACCTGCCGTCGTTGCCGACGCTGCAGGCCGATCTCGGCACGACGACCTCGCTCGCGCAGCTCACCCTCACCGCGACGACGATCGGCTTCGGCATCGGCCAGCTGCTCGTCGGCCCGTGGAGCGACCGGGTCGGCCGCCGGCTGCCCCTGATCCTCGCGACCGCACTGCACATCGTGGCGTGCCTCGGCGCCGCGCTCGCCCCGAACATCGAGGTGCTCAGCATCTTCCGCTTCCTGCAGGGCTTCGGGGCAGCCGCCGGTGGAGTGGTCGCCCAGGCGATGGTGCGCGACCTGTTCGGCGGCCGGCCGCTCGTGCGCATGCTCTCGAATCTCGCGCTGGTCAACGGCCTCGCCCCGGTCATCGCACCCGTGGTCGGCTCGCAGCTGCTGCTGATCATGCCGTGGCGCGGCATCTTCTGGGTGCTCGCGGCGTACGGCGCCTTCGTCGTCGCGTGCGTCGCGCTCTGGATCGTCGAGACCCGCCCGCCGTCGGCCCGGCACAGCTCAGCCCACTCGAGCACGCGCGCCCGCTACAAGGCGGTGCTCACCGACCGCATCTACGTCGGCATCGTCATCGTCGGCGCGATGAACTTCGCCGGCCTGTTCGCGTATCTCTCGGCGTCGACGTTCCTGTTCCAGGATCTCTACAACTTCTCCGCCCAGCAGTACGGCCTGCTGTTCGCAGTGAACTCCGTCGGCATCATCATCGGCGTGCAGACCGCGGGCCGCATCGCTCACCGCGTGCCGCCGCAGTGGATCCTCGCGTTCTCGACCGCCGCCATGCTGATCGCCGCGATCGTCATCGTGATCAACAGCGCGCTGGGGCTCGGCGAGTGGGGCGTGATGATCCCGCTCTGGTTCTTCATCTGCGCCTGCGGCTTCGGATTCCCCACCGTCGGCGTTCTCACCATGAACTCGCACCCGCACGAGGCCGGCACGGCTGCGTCGCTGCTCGGCGCGTTCCAGTTCGTGATCGCGGGCGTCGTCGCCCCGATCGTCGGCCTGTTCCACCTCACCAGCGGCTTGCCGATGGGCGCGATCATGGTGGTCACCTCGACGCTTTCCGTGCTCGGCCTGTGGTTCGTCGTGCGGCCCAAGACAGTGCCCGATATCGGGCATTAG
- a CDS encoding aminoglycoside phosphotransferase family protein yields the protein MSATASYLEAWGLTADAEPVVTPTSEVTFVHRADGTAAVLRVAPIPEELRGGALMAWWPGTASARVLEHLGPAVLLERAEGPRSLAALAAEGDAGDDEATRVLAETALRLHAKPDGVVRTVPLRRWFSDLLEASDDSYADARRTALRLLDDPWDEVVLHGDIHHGNVLDFGDERTPRWKAIDPKALLGESCFDYANLLCNPHETYEANHESSRLTRRLAVVASATGMPADRLRDWHTAWHALSQLWS from the coding sequence GTGAGCGCCACGGCTTCCTACCTCGAGGCATGGGGACTGACGGCGGATGCCGAGCCTGTCGTCACCCCGACGAGCGAGGTCACCTTCGTGCATCGCGCCGACGGGACCGCCGCCGTGCTCAGGGTCGCGCCGATCCCCGAGGAGCTGCGCGGCGGCGCGCTCATGGCGTGGTGGCCGGGCACGGCCTCCGCGCGGGTGCTCGAGCACCTCGGGCCGGCCGTGCTGCTCGAGCGCGCCGAGGGGCCGCGCTCGCTCGCGGCGCTGGCCGCCGAGGGAGACGCAGGCGACGACGAGGCGACCCGGGTGCTCGCCGAGACGGCGCTGCGGCTGCACGCGAAGCCCGATGGGGTGGTGCGCACGGTACCGCTGCGCCGCTGGTTCAGCGATCTGCTCGAAGCATCCGACGACAGCTATGCGGATGCCCGGCGGACGGCCCTTCGCCTGCTCGACGACCCATGGGACGAGGTGGTGCTGCACGGGGACATCCATCACGGGAACGTGCTCGACTTCGGCGACGAGCGGACGCCCAGGTGGAAGGCCATCGACCCGAAGGCGCTGCTCGGCGAGAGCTGCTTCGACTACGCGAACCTCTTGTGCAACCCGCACGAGACCTACGAGGCGAACCACGAGTCGAGTCGGCTGACGCGGCGGCTGGCCGTGGTGGCATCCGCCACCGGGATGCCTGCCGACCGCCTGCGCGACTGGCACACCGCATGGCATGCCCTGTCGCAGCTGTGGTCCTAA
- a CDS encoding acylphosphatase, which translates to MRRVRAVISGDVQGVGFRYSARERARRLGVAGWVRNLPDGSVEAEVEGEAGAVERMLAWLDRGPSGARVASVAVTETPVLHAAEFTIER; encoded by the coding sequence ATGAGGCGGGTGCGGGCGGTCATCAGCGGCGACGTTCAGGGCGTCGGATTCCGGTACTCGGCACGCGAGCGGGCACGCCGGCTCGGCGTCGCCGGGTGGGTGCGCAACCTGCCAGACGGCTCGGTCGAGGCCGAAGTCGAGGGTGAGGCAGGCGCAGTCGAGCGCATGCTGGCGTGGCTCGACCGCGGTCCGAGCGGCGCTCGTGTGGCATCCGTCGCCGTCACAGAGACCCCGGTGCTGCACGCGGCCGAGTTCACGATCGAGCGTTAA
- a CDS encoding HAD family acid phosphatase: protein MTRTANRLPIILGVAIAAGGLVFGGSLAANAHNQYPGPGHSQSTQVDREASNALAQNSFVPVDGNTESNVGIVEDQIKAYYGSATTTYNIPGVGDSVTATIPSSTSNYAKQMNGIVAGAERYLSSPQARPDRGKKPAIVFDVDDTLLNTYDYEIANAFGYNPTVNGYWVNAGAFPAVPGMVGLYQFAKSHGYTVFFITGRPEAQRAATEANLASTGYGTIDDSKLFLKQPTTPSYLSCAAASCTTIEYKSGTRAHIETQGYDIVADFGDQYSDLTGASHGEQFKLPNPMYYLP from the coding sequence GTGACACGCACCGCAAACCGCCTCCCCATCATCCTCGGCGTCGCCATCGCCGCGGGTGGACTCGTGTTCGGCGGCAGCCTCGCCGCCAATGCGCACAATCAGTACCCGGGCCCCGGCCACTCGCAGTCGACCCAGGTCGACCGCGAGGCGAGCAACGCGCTGGCGCAGAACTCATTCGTGCCGGTCGACGGCAACACCGAGTCGAACGTCGGTATCGTCGAGGACCAGATCAAGGCCTACTACGGGTCCGCGACGACGACGTACAACATCCCGGGCGTCGGTGACAGCGTCACCGCCACGATCCCGTCGTCGACGTCGAACTACGCGAAGCAGATGAACGGCATCGTCGCCGGCGCTGAGCGCTACCTCAGCTCGCCGCAGGCGCGGCCCGACCGCGGCAAGAAGCCGGCGATCGTCTTCGATGTCGACGACACGCTGCTGAACACCTACGACTACGAGATCGCGAACGCCTTCGGCTACAACCCGACGGTCAACGGGTACTGGGTGAACGCAGGCGCGTTCCCCGCGGTGCCCGGCATGGTCGGCCTGTACCAGTTCGCGAAGTCGCACGGCTACACGGTGTTCTTCATCACCGGCCGCCCCGAGGCGCAGCGCGCCGCGACCGAGGCGAACCTCGCGAGCACCGGCTACGGCACGATCGACGACTCGAAGCTGTTCCTCAAGCAGCCGACCACGCCGTCGTACCTGAGCTGCGCCGCCGCGAGCTGCACCACGATCGAGTACAAGTCGGGGACCCGCGCGCACATCGAGACGCAGGGCTATGACATCGTCGCCGACTTCGGCGACCAGTACTCCGATCTGACCGGCGCATCGCACGGCGAGCAGTTCAAGCTGCCCAACCCGATGTACTACCTGCCCTGA
- a CDS encoding purple acid phosphatase family protein — protein sequence MTDTIAPTGLDLSRRSLLAALGATGAVAVAGTVAIATPADAATPTSPTLGGVFGSKPGSHPGQTGSIVPAVAGLHVTFGSNAATQATVSWQTIVPVTNPKVLIAQGGGPFERATNAVTAKYTDAKSGEVVYVFHGRLTGLKPGTDYVYLAVHDGAKPEFGTFRTAPAGRTAFRFTSFGDQGTPTTGKQVNGTWVNDNLGSPSAGDTTAGVESLEPLLHLFNGDLCYANLATDRVRTWSDFWNNNTRSARHRAWMPAPGNHENENGNGAIGYQAFQTYFDTPRQPGQTDVTAGLWYDLTVGSVKFIFLANDDITYQDAGDENVLGYSHGAQKAWLESTLKQARSDSSIDWIVVCMHQVAISTASNFNGADLGIRQQWLPLFDKYGVDLVVGGHEHHYERSLAIRGQQQNQTLTPIPVSPELKAIDTTKGTVHMVIGGGGTSAPSNQLLYPGTPGAADPADLPTCRVVVARDTTVDRATAGHYPPVYVEEKATWSGVRDGANAYGFAAFDVDPGRSPGDQTTITVTYYEVAGPYGTLTPFETFTLQRPRSDGRHH from the coding sequence GTGACTGACACCATCGCCCCCACGGGCCTCGACCTCTCCCGCCGCAGCCTGCTCGCCGCCCTCGGCGCCACCGGCGCCGTCGCCGTCGCCGGAACCGTCGCGATCGCGACTCCGGCCGACGCCGCCACCCCCACCTCCCCGACCCTCGGCGGAGTCTTCGGCTCGAAGCCCGGATCGCACCCCGGTCAGACCGGCTCGATCGTCCCGGCCGTCGCGGGCCTGCACGTCACCTTCGGCAGCAACGCCGCGACGCAGGCCACCGTCTCGTGGCAGACGATCGTCCCCGTCACGAACCCGAAGGTGCTGATCGCGCAGGGCGGCGGCCCCTTCGAGCGCGCCACGAACGCGGTGACGGCGAAGTACACCGACGCGAAGTCGGGCGAGGTCGTCTACGTGTTCCACGGGCGGCTGACAGGCCTCAAGCCGGGCACCGACTACGTCTATCTCGCCGTGCACGACGGGGCGAAGCCCGAGTTCGGCACCTTCCGCACGGCGCCCGCCGGCCGCACCGCGTTCCGCTTCACGAGCTTCGGCGACCAGGGCACGCCCACGACCGGCAAGCAGGTCAACGGCACGTGGGTGAACGACAACCTCGGCTCGCCTTCTGCCGGCGACACGACGGCGGGCGTGGAATCCCTCGAGCCCCTGCTGCATCTGTTCAACGGCGACCTCTGCTACGCGAACCTCGCGACCGACCGCGTGCGCACCTGGTCGGATTTCTGGAACAACAACACCCGCTCCGCTCGCCACCGCGCCTGGATGCCCGCCCCCGGCAATCACGAGAACGAGAACGGCAACGGCGCGATCGGCTACCAGGCGTTCCAGACCTACTTCGACACCCCGCGCCAACCTGGGCAGACGGATGTCACGGCCGGCCTCTGGTACGACCTGACGGTCGGCTCGGTCAAGTTCATCTTCCTGGCCAACGACGACATCACCTATCAGGACGCCGGCGACGAGAACGTGCTCGGCTACTCGCACGGCGCGCAGAAGGCGTGGCTCGAATCGACGCTGAAGCAGGCCCGGTCGGATTCCTCGATCGACTGGATCGTCGTGTGCATGCACCAGGTCGCGATCTCGACGGCGTCGAACTTCAACGGCGCCGACCTCGGCATCCGGCAGCAGTGGCTGCCACTGTTCGACAAATACGGCGTCGACCTCGTCGTCGGCGGGCACGAGCACCACTACGAGCGCTCGCTCGCGATCCGCGGCCAGCAGCAGAACCAGACACTGACGCCGATCCCCGTCTCACCCGAGCTCAAGGCGATCGACACCACCAAGGGCACTGTGCACATGGTGATCGGCGGCGGCGGCACCTCGGCACCGTCGAACCAGCTGCTCTACCCGGGCACCCCCGGCGCCGCCGACCCCGCCGACCTGCCCACCTGCCGTGTCGTCGTCGCGCGCGACACGACCGTCGACCGCGCGACGGCCGGGCACTACCCGCCCGTCTACGTCGAGGAGAAGGCGACCTGGTCCGGAGTGCGCGACGGCGCGAACGCCTACGGCTTCGCCGCGTTCGACGTCGACCCGGGCCGGTCGCCCGGCGACCAGACGACGATCACGGTGACGTACTACGAGGTCGCGGGCCCCTACGGCACGCTGACCCCGTTCGAGACGTTCACCCTGCAGCGCCCCCGCTCCGACGGCCGCCACCACTAG
- a CDS encoding cation diffusion facilitator family transporter, producing the protein MSTPHTHAHGHGHGDHDHGDHDHDHSHPAGIRGFFYGLFVPHSHDAAESIDDALEASAAGVRALKISMFILLGTTVLQLVVVLLTASVALLADTIHNFADALTAVPLWIAFILGRRLATRRYTYGYGRAEDLAGMFIVFVVALSAVLAGWEAISRFVHPVGVENPWLIIGAGVVGFAGNEAVAIYRIRVGQRIGSAALVADGVHARLDGFTSLSVVLGAIGVLLGFPLADPIIGLLIAISILILLWGTVKSIGGRLMDAIDPELVERAEHALEYTTGVVAVETVRLRWVGHRLTGSATIRTDAAQLHDAAHIAEHASAHVRGALRNLDEFTVTPEPAAAR; encoded by the coding sequence ATGAGCACTCCGCACACTCACGCTCACGGCCACGGCCACGGCGACCACGACCACGGCGACCACGACCACGACCACTCACACCCCGCCGGCATCAGAGGCTTCTTCTACGGGCTCTTCGTGCCGCATTCGCACGACGCGGCCGAGTCGATCGACGACGCCCTGGAAGCCTCGGCCGCCGGCGTGCGCGCCCTCAAGATCTCGATGTTCATCCTGCTCGGCACGACGGTTCTGCAGCTGGTGGTCGTGCTGCTCACGGCATCCGTCGCGCTGCTTGCCGACACGATCCACAACTTCGCGGACGCGCTCACCGCCGTGCCTCTGTGGATCGCCTTCATCCTCGGCCGCCGCCTCGCCACCCGCCGCTACACCTACGGCTACGGCCGCGCGGAGGACCTCGCAGGCATGTTCATCGTGTTCGTCGTCGCCCTCTCCGCTGTGCTCGCCGGATGGGAGGCGATCAGTCGGTTCGTCCACCCCGTCGGCGTCGAGAACCCCTGGCTCATCATCGGCGCGGGCGTCGTCGGCTTCGCGGGCAACGAGGCGGTCGCGATCTACCGGATCAGGGTCGGTCAGAGGATCGGCTCCGCCGCGCTCGTCGCCGACGGCGTCCACGCCAGGCTCGACGGATTCACCTCGCTGTCGGTCGTGCTCGGCGCTATCGGCGTGCTGCTCGGCTTCCCGCTCGCCGACCCCATCATCGGCCTGCTCATCGCCATCTCGATCCTGATCCTGTTGTGGGGCACCGTGAAGTCGATCGGCGGCCGCCTGATGGATGCGATCGACCCCGAGCTGGTCGAGCGCGCCGAGCATGCGCTCGAGTACACGACAGGCGTCGTCGCGGTCGAGACCGTCAGGCTGCGCTGGGTCGGCCACCGCCTCACCGGCTCGGCGACGATCAGAACGGATGCCGCGCAGCTGCACGACGCCGCCCACATCGCCGAGCACGCGTCGGCGCACGTCCGCGGTGCGCTGCGCAACCTCGACGAGTTCACGGTGACGCCGGAACCGGCGGCCGCCCGCTGA
- a CDS encoding ArsR/SmtB family transcription factor has product MNAGKQTYLIDPDSEYVELAVEVFSMLADATRVRIVLALRSAGEMSVNHLAEVVDKSPAAVSQHLAKLRLARMVVPRREGTTAFYRLADEHASDLVSDAIKQAEHTVNSENVPHHEAKETGA; this is encoded by the coding sequence ATGAATGCAGGTAAGCAGACATACCTCATCGACCCCGACTCCGAGTACGTCGAGCTCGCCGTCGAGGTCTTCTCGATGCTTGCGGACGCCACCCGGGTGCGCATCGTGCTCGCGCTGCGCAGCGCGGGCGAGATGTCGGTCAACCACCTTGCCGAGGTGGTCGACAAGTCGCCGGCGGCCGTGTCGCAGCATCTTGCGAAGCTGCGCCTCGCGCGCATGGTCGTGCCGCGCCGGGAGGGCACCACAGCGTTCTACCGGCTCGCCGACGAGCACGCCTCCGACCTGGTGAGTGACGCCATCAAGCAAGCCGAGCACACCGTGAACAGTGAGAACGTCCCCCACCACGAGGCCAAGGAGACCGGCGCATGA